In Deltaproteobacteria bacterium, the following are encoded in one genomic region:
- a CDS encoding thiolase family protein: MKPESMYPDVRIPYGAWGCSPFPAWQTSALAEVNIGQFAGEAMNRILGRRKISSSVLESLIIGSTIPWHWKFWNAPMVASCLGRRIPGFHVEQACATGLQAVLLAGGEVQAGTCAVAGALTFDRTSDSPASVFPERRAYRRTEVISDVWDNFGFDPAAGQSMIETAGNAALRHRIERREVDEIAFLRHEQYFKAKSQGFLDRFIEPMDILNVQGRPLGRIEEDTGIRRLSLEALRAMWELKPCVTGGTQTHAADGMAMLLVASRERAGELSRRPEVDIRMMVKAEVRVGPAMMPEAPAQAVLKLLDRTGMRLDDMAVVKSHNPFAVNDAVFAKVCGFDWREMNRTGCSLVYGHPQGPTMTRIVVEALEEAVDLGGGYALVLGCAAGDMGVAALFRVG; this comes from the coding sequence ATGAAACCCGAATCCATGTATCCCGACGTTCGGATTCCCTATGGGGCCTGGGGGTGCAGCCCCTTTCCGGCCTGGCAGACTTCGGCCCTGGCCGAGGTCAACATCGGCCAGTTCGCCGGGGAGGCCATGAACCGCATTCTGGGCCGGAGGAAAATCAGTTCCTCGGTCCTGGAGAGTCTGATCATTGGCTCGACCATCCCCTGGCATTGGAAGTTCTGGAACGCGCCCATGGTGGCCAGTTGTCTGGGGCGGCGCATCCCCGGCTTTCATGTCGAACAGGCCTGCGCCACGGGCCTCCAGGCCGTGCTCCTGGCCGGGGGCGAGGTCCAGGCCGGAACCTGCGCCGTGGCCGGGGCCCTGACCTTCGACCGGACCAGCGACTCGCCTGCCAGTGTTTTTCCCGAACGACGGGCCTATCGGCGGACCGAGGTCATCAGCGACGTGTGGGACAATTTCGGGTTCGACCCCGCGGCCGGGCAGTCCATGATCGAGACGGCCGGGAACGCGGCCCTCAGGCATCGAATCGAGCGCCGGGAAGTGGACGAGATCGCCTTTCTCCGTCATGAGCAGTATTTCAAGGCCAAGAGCCAAGGATTTCTTGATCGATTCATCGAACCGATGGACATCCTGAACGTGCAGGGCAGGCCCCTGGGCCGGATAGAGGAGGACACGGGCATCCGGCGTCTTTCCCTGGAGGCCCTGCGGGCCATGTGGGAGCTCAAACCCTGCGTCACCGGCGGCACCCAGACCCACGCCGCCGACGGCATGGCCATGCTGCTGGTTGCCTCGCGGGAGCGGGCCGGGGAACTCAGTCGGCGGCCCGAGGTGGACATCCGGATGATGGTCAAGGCCGAGGTGCGGGTCGGGCCGGCCATGATGCCCGAGGCTCCGGCTCAGGCAGTGCTCAAGCTTTTGGATCGGACCGGGATGCGTCTGGACGATATGGCGGTGGTCAAGAGCCACAACCCCTTCGCGGTCAACGACGCCGTGTTCGCCAAGGTCTGCGGGTTCGACTGGCGGGAGATGAACCGGACCGGTTGCTCCCTGGTCTATGGTCACCCTCAGGGCCCGACCATGACCAGGATCGTTGTCGAGGCATTGGAGGAGGCCGTGGACTTGGGCGGGGGCTATGCCCTGGTCCTGGGTTGTGCCGCCGGTGACATGGGCGTGGCCGCACTCTTTCGGGTCGGATGA